AAACTTGAAATGAAAGCTGATGGTTTCCTGAAGTGTAAATTCTTCAATTAAATCCAGATAAGGCGCAGCAAAACTAATGGACTTATAAACTTCCTCTACAGGGATATCAACCTCTGATTTGTAGCTTATTGTCCCTTCAGACGGAGATAAATTCCCCAGCAAGACGCTTAACAAAGTAGATTTACCAGAACCGTTAGGCCCTAAGACCGCGTATTTTTCTCCAGAAAGAAACGAATAGTCTATATTCCTGAAAATCCACTCCTGGTTAAACCTTCTTCCAACGTTAGCTAAGCCGATTGTCATCCCAGATCCTTAGCTACCAGAACCAAAGCCCTTCATTACACCACGGTTAGAGTTTCTGATAAAATCTACAATCTCATCACGGATCTCCGTAGGCTTAAATTCGGCCTCTATCATATCCAGAGCCTTGGTTACGTTGTTGTGCTTCACAAACAAAACCCTGTAAATTTCCTGTATCTCGTTGATCTTTTCAGACGAAAAACCTCTTCTTCTTAAACCAACAGAATTAATCCCGGCGTAAGACAAAGGCTCTCTGGCTGCCTTAACATACGGTGGTACATCCTTTCTAACCAATGAACCACCCGTAACAAATGCGTGTGATCCCACCTTTACAAACTGATGGATGGCCACCAATCCGGCCAGAACAACATAATTACCTATTGTAATGTGCCCTGCAAGCGTCGTGCTATTCGAAAATATGCAGTAATCACCAACTTCGCAATCATGCGCGATATGAGAATAAGCCTGAATCAGGCAGTTGCTGCCAATAACCGTCTTCCATTTGTCCTTTGTGCCCCGATTAATAGTCACACACTCTCTAATCGTGGTATTATCGCCAATCTCGGCCGTGGTCACCTCTCCTGCAAATTTTAAATCCTGTGGCACACCGGAAATTACTGACCCGGGAAATACCCTGCAGTTCTTTCCAATACGGGCTCCATCCATGATCACCACGTTAGAGCCAATCCAGGTTCCTTCACCGATCTCAACATCTTTATGAATTACAGCAAAGGGCTCAATAACCACATTATCGGCTATTTTTGCCTGAGGATGTATATATGCTAAAGGTTGTATCATGTAGTTTCGTTTTCTTTTACTTTTACGATTTGAGCCATCATTTCTGCTTCAACCACAACTTTTCCACCTACCATTCCAACACCTTTCATTTGCGCGATGCCTCTTCTAATTGGCTCCATCAAATCGCATCTGAAAACAATCGTATCGCCAGGTAAAACCTGAGCCCTAAACCGCACATTATCGATCTTAAGGAATAAGGTGAGGTAATTTCTTGGATCAGGTACTGTACTCAACACCAGGATGCCCCCTGTTTGAGCCATCGCCTCAATCTGAATCACACCCGGAAAAACAGGCGCTCCAGGAAAATGACCTTTAAAAAACTCCTCATTCATGGTCACATTTTTCAGACCAACAACATGAGTTTTACTCAGTTCTAATACCTTATCAATAAACAAAAATGGCTGACGATGAGGCAATATGTCCATAATCTGAACAATATCGTATAGCGGTTTTACATTGGTATCATAAACATGATGCACCTTTTTGTTTTTCTCTTTTTTGAT
This is a stretch of genomic DNA from Candidatus Pedobacter colombiensis. It encodes these proteins:
- the lpxA gene encoding acyl-ACP--UDP-N-acetylglucosamine O-acyltransferase produces the protein MIQPLAYIHPQAKIADNVVIEPFAVIHKDVEIGEGTWIGSNVVIMDGARIGKNCRVFPGSVISGVPQDLKFAGEVTTAEIGDNTTIRECVTINRGTKDKWKTVIGSNCLIQAYSHIAHDCEVGDYCIFSNSTTLAGHITIGNYVVLAGLVAIHQFVKVGSHAFVTGGSLVRKDVPPYVKAAREPLSYAGINSVGLRRRGFSSEKINEIQEIYRVLFVKHNNVTKALDMIEAEFKPTEIRDEIVDFIRNSNRGVMKGFGSGS